The following are from one region of the candidate division TA06 bacterium genome:
- a CDS encoding Ig-like domain-containing protein yields MFTKKYAALFLGFALVLSSLLIGCSSTPTATPTPTNDDTTTANTTTVKSVAISPDAPTVSVSSTQQFTAVARDSNNNTLTSVAFTWSSSNTAVGTISTSGLATGVSSGTTLITVTATGTAYSDTTTMTVSSSQVTTPASVALVSALPNIQVAGAGGISFTAITATVKDGTGQMVSNGTPITFRITANPGGATLNNVYTTLTTTTSLGQAIVTLNSGTSAGPIQVSAFCVAGNDTIRSQINLVIISGPTSYLTLATGTPTDNSDGTSNIPITALLQDKYTNPVSDGTTVYYQVWIDAACTTPVIGANITDAIVTGGTGKASATLTWITWLAQPAFITAVTTGADAAGNVVAVSDTITYTLYK; encoded by the coding sequence ATGTTCACAAAAAAATATGCAGCCCTATTCTTGGGTTTCGCCCTGGTCTTATCTTCCCTGTTGATCGGCTGTAGCAGTACTCCCACCGCCACACCCACTCCTACGAATGACGACACCACCACCGCCAATACCACCACGGTAAAAAGCGTGGCCATTTCCCCCGATGCCCCGACCGTCAGCGTTTCTTCAACCCAACAGTTCACTGCCGTGGCCCGGGACTCTAATAACAACACCCTTACTAGTGTGGCTTTCACCTGGTCCTCATCCAATACTGCGGTGGGCACCATCAGCACCAGCGGGTTGGCCACTGGCGTTAGCAGCGGCACCACCCTGATAACTGTCACTGCCACCGGCACCGCTTACAGCGATACCACCACCATGACCGTAAGCTCGTCCCAGGTGACAACTCCGGCCAGCGTGGCGCTGGTTTCCGCCCTGCCTAATATCCAGGTGGCCGGCGCCGGCGGGATATCATTCACCGCCATAACCGCCACGGTCAAGGACGGGACAGGGCAGATGGTAAGCAATGGAACCCCGATAACTTTTAGAATAACCGCCAACCCCGGCGGGGCCACCCTTAACAATGTATACACCACTCTTACCACCACCACCAGTTTGGGTCAGGCCATCGTTACATTGAATAGTGGTACTTCTGCCGGACCGATCCAGGTAAGCGCGTTCTGCGTGGCCGGCAATGATACCATCAGATCGCAGATAAACCTGGTCATAATCTCCGGTCCCACCTCTTATTTGACCTTGGCAACCGGTACACCAACAGACAATTCGGATGGAACCTCCAATATTCCAATTACCGCCCTGCTTCAGGACAAATACACAAATCCAGTATCCGACGGCACCACCGTATATTACCAGGTCTGGATTGACGCCGCCTGCACTACACCGGTAATAGGGGCCAACATCACCGACGCCATAGTTACCGGCGGGACAGGTAAAGCTTCGGCTACTCTTACTTGGATCACTTGGCTAGCACAGCCGGCATTCATCACTGCCGTGACCACCGGGGCCGATGCCGCCGGGAATGTGGTGGCCGTTTCCGACACCATTACTTACACTTTATATAAGTAA
- a CDS encoding ankyrin repeat domain-containing protein: MLAALDDEDYDYIQLLIEAGANIDYRMAGTSTYQGFTTLIFVPAKGQPDMVRM; this comes from the coding sequence ATGCTGGCCGCCCTCGATGATGAAGACTACGATTACATCCAGCTCCTGATAGAGGCCGGGGCTAACATTGATTACCGGATGGCGGGGACCAGTACATATCAGGGATTCACCACGCTGATCTTTGTCCCGGCCAAAGGCCAACCTGACATGGTGCGGATGTAA
- a CDS encoding ankyrin repeat domain-containing protein encodes MLHLPYQEFISAVCNGDSATVNRMLGEGYNYRTAGLKNGNTSPLMGAAANGQMGMLRFFLGRGDEVNYLSSFNGTAFNSAFRNEHYTEAETLLAHGADPTLGIVDNWKPVIIGCYNRVFADAGRPR; translated from the coding sequence ATGTTGCACCTGCCATACCAGGAATTCATCTCCGCAGTCTGCAACGGAGACAGCGCCACAGTCAACCGGATGCTGGGCGAGGGATACAACTACCGGACTGCGGGGCTGAAGAACGGCAACACCTCGCCCCTGATGGGAGCGGCCGCCAACGGCCAGATGGGAATGCTGAGGTTCTTTTTGGGCCGGGGAGATGAGGTCAACTATCTGTCTTCCTTCAACGGGACTGCCTTTAACAGCGCTTTCAGGAATGAACATTATACCGAGGCCGAGACATTGCTGGCGCACGGGGCCGATCCTACTTTGGGCATAGTAGACAATTGGAAGCCGGTCATAATTGGCTGTTATAATAGGGTGTTCGCGGATGCTGGCCGCCCTCGATGA
- the groL gene encoding chaperonin GroEL (60 kDa chaperone family; promotes refolding of misfolded polypeptides especially under stressful conditions; forms two stacked rings of heptamers to form a barrel-shaped 14mer; ends can be capped by GroES; misfolded proteins enter the barrel where they are refolded when GroES binds) — protein MANGKMIEYDVKAREALKRGVDKLANAVKVTLGPKGRNVVLEKKFGSPLVTKDGVTVAKEVELDDPYENMGAQMVKEVASKTSDIAGDGTTTATVLAQSIYKEGLKNVTAGANPMDLKRGIDLAVESVIADIKKISKPTKGKAEISNIATISANNDRTIGDLIADAMEKVGKDGVITVEEAKGMETTLETVEGMQFDRGYISPYFVTNSERMESVMEDAYILIHDKKISAMKELLPVLEKVAQLGKPLVIICEDLDGEALATLVVNKLRGTLQVCAVKAPGFGDRRKEMLTDIEILTGGKVISEETGFKLENAQLSDLGKAKRVTVDKDNTTIIEGAGKEKEIKARIAQIRAQIEETKSDYDKEKLQERLAKLAGGVAVINVGAATETAMKEKKARVEDALHATRAAVEEGVIPGGGVAFIRAIASLDAIKCTGDSKIGVSIIRRALEEPLRQICTNAGVEGAVIVDEIKKATNPSMGYNADTDKVEDLVAAGVIDPTKVARIALQNAASIAGLLLTTECVIAEKPKEEKPMPMPQGGGYGGDMY, from the coding sequence ATGGCAAATGGCAAGATGATCGAATACGACGTCAAGGCCCGCGAGGCTTTAAAGCGCGGGGTTGACAAATTAGCCAATGCGGTCAAGGTAACCCTGGGACCCAAGGGCCGCAATGTGGTGCTGGAGAAGAAGTTCGGCTCACCCCTGGTGACCAAGGACGGCGTGACCGTGGCCAAGGAAGTGGAACTTGACGATCCCTACGAGAACATGGGCGCCCAGATGGTCAAGGAAGTGGCCTCCAAGACCTCCGACATCGCCGGCGACGGCACCACCACCGCCACCGTGCTGGCCCAGTCCATATATAAGGAAGGCCTGAAGAACGTCACCGCCGGGGCCAACCCCATGGACCTCAAACGGGGAATTGACCTGGCAGTGGAATCGGTGATCGCCGACATCAAGAAGATCTCCAAACCCACCAAGGGCAAGGCCGAGATCTCCAACATCGCTACCATTTCCGCCAACAACGACCGGACCATCGGCGACCTGATCGCCGATGCCATGGAGAAGGTGGGCAAGGACGGAGTGATCACGGTGGAAGAGGCCAAAGGTATGGAGACCACCCTGGAGACGGTCGAGGGCATGCAGTTTGACCGGGGCTACATCTCCCCCTACTTTGTCACCAATTCCGAGCGGATGGAATCCGTGATGGAAGACGCCTATATTCTGATCCACGACAAGAAAATATCAGCCATGAAGGAACTTCTGCCGGTGTTGGAGAAAGTAGCCCAGTTGGGCAAGCCCCTGGTCATCATTTGCGAAGACCTGGACGGCGAGGCCCTGGCCACCCTGGTGGTCAACAAACTGCGCGGCACCCTGCAGGTCTGCGCCGTCAAGGCCCCCGGTTTCGGCGACCGCCGCAAGGAAATGCTGACCGACATCGAGATCCTGACCGGAGGCAAGGTTATCTCCGAGGAAACCGGGTTCAAACTGGAGAACGCCCAACTAAGCGACCTGGGCAAGGCCAAGCGGGTGACGGTGGACAAGGACAACACCACCATCATCGAAGGCGCCGGCAAGGAGAAGGAGATCAAGGCCCGCATCGCCCAGATCAGGGCTCAGATCGAAGAGACCAAGAGCGACTACGACAAGGAAAAACTGCAGGAACGCCTGGCCAAGCTGGCCGGCGGAGTGGCTGTGATCAATGTCGGCGCCGCCACCGAGACCGCCATGAAGGAAAAGAAAGCCCGGGTCGAGGACGCCCTGCACGCCACCAGAGCCGCAGTGGAAGAGGGGGTGATTCCCGGCGGCGGAGTAGCCTTTATCCGGGCCATTGCTTCGCTGGATGCCATCAAGTGCACGGGCGACTCCAAGATCGGGGTGTCCATCATCCGCCGGGCGCTGGAAGAGCCCCTGCGCCAGATCTGCACCAACGCCGGGGTGGAGGGCGCGGTGATAGTGGACGAGATCAAAAAAGCCACCAATCCCAGCATGGGCTACAATGCCGACACCGATAAGGTGGAAGACCTGGTAGCGGCCGGGGTGATCGATCCCACCAAGGTGGCCCGGATCGCCTTGCAGAACGCGGCTTCCATCGCCGGCCTGCTGCTGACCACCGAGTGCGTAATCGCCGAGAAACCCAAGGAAGAGAAGCCGATGCCGATGCCTCAGGGCGGCGGCTACGGCGGAGACATGTACTAA
- a CDS encoding co-chaperone GroES has product MSTLSNIKPLGDRVLVKPSEVKETKKGGIIIPDTVKEKPMEGEVVAAGPGKISDSGTRMAMDLKAGDKVLYGKYSGTEVKIDDVEYLIMHTDDILAVIG; this is encoded by the coding sequence ATGTCTACCTTATCCAATATCAAGCCGTTGGGCGACCGGGTGTTGGTAAAGCCGTCGGAAGTCAAAGAGACCAAAAAGGGCGGTATCATAATCCCTGACACGGTCAAGGAAAAGCCCATGGAGGGCGAAGTGGTGGCCGCAGGCCCGGGCAAGATCTCCGACAGCGGCACCCGCATGGCCATGGACCTAAAAGCCGGAGACAAGGTGCTGTATGGAAAATATTCCGGCACCGAGGTCAAGATCGACGATGTGGAATACCTGATCATGCACACCGACGATATTCTAGCGGTGATCGGCTAA
- a CDS encoding autotransporter outer membrane beta-barrel domain-containing protein produces MKNKFNAILVLLAGLAAFGQAHATATRQVSMPGISAFTLDDQDIFNQPSLIPFYYRAVIVDLSGDSSRITGQSSVLLTYANREQAFGIIGLAVNYRSDAAQNLINYINPSIETLGIDINLIDKIKDNGLGLNLPLIPELGSEFDLMYARKFGDRTAGIRLEHSLGQSSYSYSNVENQASCAVTGLTMGLGYDPSDAVRVDAGLSYGKLSFETSYTLSLLDSTESVNSKGLGYLAFSSRAFLSVTEEMVLVPAVNFNYFGLGYDYAKNYTLVTAGGTNQSTGLFLGCGWQFRPDNRMTLLAGLGYGYQNTKITDSLVCHTRQDKTTASYPSITAGMEANLTGWLTVRLGAEKKILSQNTTKEFFDNTTLIEKTITQPYELNLGLALKIRGFTMDLMLNPKLIYSGGNIASGSKNWPFTRASLVYRF; encoded by the coding sequence ATGAAGAACAAATTCAATGCTATTTTAGTCCTGTTGGCTGGGTTGGCCGCATTTGGCCAGGCGCATGCCACCGCTACCCGGCAGGTGAGCATGCCCGGTATTTCAGCTTTTACGCTGGATGACCAGGATATTTTCAACCAGCCTTCGCTGATCCCATTCTATTACCGGGCGGTCATAGTAGACCTGAGCGGGGACAGTAGCCGGATTACCGGTCAAAGCTCGGTGCTTTTGACCTATGCCAACCGGGAGCAGGCCTTCGGGATCATAGGATTGGCAGTCAATTACCGCTCGGATGCCGCTCAGAATTTGATAAACTACATCAATCCTTCCATTGAAACACTGGGCATAGACATAAACCTGATAGACAAGATCAAGGATAACGGCCTGGGTCTTAATCTGCCGCTTATCCCGGAACTGGGTTCAGAGTTTGACCTGATGTACGCCCGTAAATTCGGCGACCGGACCGCCGGGATAAGGCTGGAACATTCTTTGGGCCAGAGCAGTTATTCCTATTCCAACGTGGAAAACCAGGCTTCCTGCGCGGTCACCGGACTGACCATGGGCCTGGGTTACGATCCCAGCGATGCGGTTCGGGTGGATGCCGGGCTGAGTTACGGCAAGCTGTCTTTTGAAACCAGTTACACTCTTTCCCTGCTGGATTCCACCGAATCAGTGAACTCCAAAGGCCTGGGCTATCTGGCTTTTTCCAGCCGGGCGTTCTTAAGTGTGACTGAAGAAATGGTGCTGGTGCCGGCGGTCAATTTCAATTATTTCGGCCTGGGCTACGATTACGCCAAGAACTATACCCTGGTGACCGCCGGGGGAACAAATCAAAGCACCGGTCTGTTTCTTGGATGCGGTTGGCAGTTCCGGCCGGATAACAGAATGACCCTGTTGGCCGGGCTGGGTTACGGGTATCAGAATACAAAAATAACCGATTCTCTGGTCTGCCACACCCGGCAGGATAAAACAACGGCCAGTTATCCATCCATTACTGCCGGAATGGAAGCCAATCTAACTGGTTGGCTGACGGTACGGCTGGGCGCCGAAAAGAAGATATTGTCCCAAAACACTACCAAAGAATTTTTTGACAATACCACGCTGATTGAAAAAACCATTACCCAGCCCTATGAACTTAACCTGGGTCTGGCTTTAAAAATTCGGGGATTCACCATGGACCTGATGCTTAACCCCAAGCTGATCTATTCCGGGGGAAACATTGCCAGCGGCAGCAAGAACTGGCCGTTTACCCGGGCTTCCCTGGTTTACAGATTCTAA
- a CDS encoding response regulator — translation MKPKKILVVDDDRNVLFLISELLARDHYEVIQASDGLTALSQIRSLLPELAVLDVMMPGLDGFELCRRVKNDPLTMGIKVIMVTAKTSGKDIETGLLAGADHYITKPFKMAELSDKIKELIG, via the coding sequence GTGAAACCAAAAAAAATATTGGTGGTTGATGACGACCGCAACGTACTTTTCTTGATCTCCGAGCTTTTAGCCCGGGACCACTACGAGGTCATTCAGGCCTCGGACGGACTGACCGCTTTAAGCCAGATACGCAGTTTATTGCCCGAGCTGGCGGTGCTGGATGTGATGATGCCCGGCCTGGATGGGTTTGAGCTTTGCCGGAGGGTTAAAAATGATCCCCTGACCATGGGCATCAAAGTGATAATGGTCACTGCCAAAACATCGGGCAAGGACATTGAAACCGGGCTTTTGGCCGGAGCCGACCATTACATTACCAAGCCTTTTAAAATGGCGGAGCTATCCGATAAAATAAAAGAACTGATCGGCTGA
- a CDS encoding T9SS type A sorting domain-containing protein → MKRILFGLTIVLAGLFLAVPVWAQHNSLNFDGVNDYIAIPHNAALSLTTQATFETWIKVTNTSPITQYFCTKMTYCGNPGGYKVGLWGSQMRLIWGNNVSSYFDVTSTTSLITNTWYHVAVTYDGTNVKWYINGNLDKTSAASAVLTPTADSMLIGRNNSTSTYQFFGSLDRFRIWNYARSQAEIQASMNSVITPGTSGLVAQYTFNQGVADGDNSGITVLYDSSGAYGKSSPIDGTLRNFALTGSTSNWVVSAAPSAVELCSFTATGLPGKVEIAWSTASESNSASWMVERSLAADNGYSVMGKLPASGNASSGSQYSFVDGQAEAGVTYYYKIAEQELDGKITYYGPVSASAGVSLGSLENQVSISPNPCTQFAMINYQLAQPGMVSARIYNMLGQQVRTVFSGSRQAGAYSVRWDGRNAKGQAVPAGVYVLKFSAGEQMFTKRITLLK, encoded by the coding sequence ATGAAACGGATTCTTTTCGGATTGACCATCGTGCTGGCCGGATTATTCCTGGCCGTCCCTGTCTGGGCGCAACACAACAGCTTGAATTTTGACGGCGTTAATGACTATATAGCGATACCGCACAACGCCGCACTTTCTTTAACCACCCAGGCAACTTTTGAAACCTGGATAAAAGTTACCAATACATCGCCTATTACCCAATACTTTTGCACCAAAATGACCTATTGTGGCAATCCCGGCGGTTATAAAGTCGGCCTCTGGGGTTCGCAAATGCGGTTGATATGGGGAAACAATGTTTCAAGTTATTTTGATGTCACCTCTACCACCTCCCTGATAACCAACACTTGGTATCATGTTGCAGTAACATATGACGGCACAAACGTAAAATGGTACATCAATGGCAACCTTGATAAAACATCCGCTGCTTCCGCCGTATTAACGCCAACGGCCGATTCTATGCTTATCGGACGCAACAACAGCACTTCAACTTATCAGTTCTTTGGATCACTCGACCGTTTCCGCATTTGGAACTACGCCCGATCCCAGGCCGAGATCCAAGCCAGCATGAACAGCGTGATTACACCCGGCACTTCCGGGTTGGTGGCCCAGTACACCTTTAACCAGGGTGTGGCTGACGGAGACAATTCCGGGATAACAGTATTATATGATTCATCCGGAGCCTACGGCAAATCAAGCCCCATAGACGGAACACTGCGCAATTTCGCCCTTACGGGATCCACCAGCAACTGGGTGGTCTCGGCCGCGCCCTCGGCGGTGGAGCTTTGTTCCTTCACAGCCACCGGGCTTCCAGGCAAAGTGGAGATCGCCTGGAGCACCGCCAGCGAAAGCAACAGCGCCAGCTGGATGGTGGAACGCAGCCTTGCAGCCGATAACGGTTATTCAGTGATGGGCAAACTGCCGGCCTCGGGCAATGCCTCCAGCGGCTCGCAATACAGTTTTGTTGACGGCCAGGCCGAAGCCGGAGTTACCTACTATTACAAGATTGCCGAGCAGGAGCTTGACGGCAAGATCACCTATTACGGCCCGGTGTCTGCTTCGGCCGGGGTATCATTGGGTTCCCTTGAGAACCAGGTTAGCATCAGCCCCAACCCCTGCACACAATTTGCAATGATCAATTATCAGTTAGCTCAGCCGGGGATGGTCAGCGCCAGGATATACAACATGCTGGGACAGCAGGTAAGGACCGTGTTCAGCGGCAGCCGGCAGGCCGGAGCCTACAGCGTGCGCTGGGACGGCAGGAACGCCAAGGGCCAGGCAGTCCCCGCCGGGGTCTATGTGCTGAAATTTTCTGCCGGTGAGCAGATGTTCACCAAAAGGATCACCCTGCTCAAGTAA
- a CDS encoding response regulator encodes MKRIIVADDEANIRLLLEAVLSEEGYQVTVVASGREALRKILKEDFDLGVFDIKMPDMNGLELIQRIRELKKEFPVVVCSAFKHLQDDYIIGTSGIAAYITKPVNLDDFKNKIKEILDAK; translated from the coding sequence ATGAAACGCATCATCGTGGCCGATGACGAAGCCAACATCCGGCTGCTGCTGGAAGCGGTCCTGAGCGAAGAGGGTTACCAGGTGACGGTTGTGGCCAGCGGCCGCGAAGCCCTAAGGAAGATTCTGAAGGAAGACTTTGACCTGGGGGTCTTTGACATTAAAATGCCGGATATGAACGGCCTGGAGCTGATCCAAAGGATAAGGGAACTGAAAAAAGAATTTCCGGTGGTGGTCTGCTCGGCTTTCAAACACCTGCAGGACGACTATATCATAGGCACTTCGGGCATCGCCGCCTACATCACCAAGCCGGTGAATCTTGATGATTTTAAAAACAAGATCAAGGAGATACTTGACGCCAAATGA
- a CDS encoding PAS domain-containing protein, which produces MLQLKGLALNHKSTVLIIRWLVVLLVIFMAAYSPKGLDFSSPNYLLSLIYLVLNLAISFIPQRYFDKGWFVYVLFVLDIIFVSAVVYFAEGIDTDFYLIYFLSIFMSSVGQSLGGSFPVAIVTSLLYGWLVYKKYGTDMFSEPSFWLRIPFFFLIAMFSSFWSVQVAAERKKKEQAEEYGHVLQKEIEQATEEYLKVNENLKYYKEYNENIMASISSGVIVVDINRVVTTFNKEAVNICQLVSAAVVGKSLEEYEKLKPIDDLLKLTMECGKPLYRKEMVLTLENKNEKVIGVSTSLLHTQTTRTNGAIAIFSDISKTKSLEERVKHSEKLAVLGEMAAVMAHEIRNPLNAIAGFAQLLQTKVEEADPRRKYVDIITHEAFRIDTLISDILDFAHQKKAANLEVNLEDLVNRVIASKSDQASRKEVTLVKQAAPNTPRVMGDAVRLERILLNLVNNAIDAMDQPGSITITTERLESDLGPVASIMVQDSGCGIPPENLETIFKPFFTTKSAGTGLGLAIIQKIVEEHHGQITVKSEIDKGTTFSLVIPAAAETEAQPPGRQD; this is translated from the coding sequence ATGCTACAGTTAAAAGGCCTGGCCCTAAACCACAAAAGCACGGTGCTGATCATCCGCTGGCTGGTGGTGCTGCTGGTGATCTTCATGGCGGCCTACAGCCCCAAAGGGCTGGATTTCAGCAGTCCCAATTACCTGCTGTCGCTCATATACCTGGTGCTGAACCTGGCCATCTCATTCATCCCGCAGCGCTACTTCGACAAGGGCTGGTTCGTTTACGTGCTGTTCGTGCTGGACATCATCTTCGTCTCGGCGGTGGTGTATTTTGCCGAGGGCATAGACACCGATTTTTACTTGATCTACTTCCTCAGCATCTTCATGTCCAGCGTGGGCCAAAGCCTGGGCGGGTCGTTCCCGGTGGCCATCGTCACCTCGCTGTTGTACGGCTGGCTGGTCTACAAGAAATACGGGACGGACATGTTCTCCGAGCCCTCTTTCTGGCTTAGGATCCCGTTCTTCTTTCTGATCGCCATGTTCAGCAGTTTCTGGTCGGTGCAGGTGGCGGCCGAGCGCAAGAAGAAGGAACAGGCCGAGGAGTACGGGCACGTACTTCAAAAAGAAATCGAACAAGCCACCGAAGAATATTTAAAGGTCAACGAGAACCTTAAATATTACAAAGAATACAATGAAAATATAATGGCCAGCATCAGCAGCGGGGTGATAGTGGTGGACATAAACCGGGTGGTGACCACCTTTAATAAAGAAGCCGTTAATATCTGCCAGCTGGTCTCCGCCGCGGTGGTAGGCAAATCATTGGAAGAATACGAAAAACTTAAGCCCATTGATGATCTGCTAAAATTAACAATGGAATGCGGCAAGCCCCTTTACAGAAAAGAGATGGTTTTGACCCTGGAGAACAAAAACGAGAAAGTGATAGGCGTATCCACTTCATTGCTGCATACCCAGACTACCAGAACCAACGGGGCCATCGCTATTTTCTCAGATATTTCCAAGACCAAAAGCCTGGAGGAACGGGTCAAGCACTCGGAAAAACTGGCGGTGCTGGGCGAGATGGCGGCGGTGATGGCCCACGAGATACGCAATCCCCTCAATGCCATTGCCGGGTTCGCCCAGCTGCTGCAGACCAAGGTGGAGGAAGCCGATCCCAGGCGCAAATACGTGGACATCATTACCCATGAGGCTTTCCGGATAGACACCCTGATCTCGGACATCCTTGATTTTGCCCATCAGAAGAAGGCCGCCAATCTGGAGGTCAATCTGGAAGATCTGGTGAACCGGGTGATAGCCTCCAAATCGGATCAGGCCAGCCGGAAAGAGGTCACCCTGGTAAAACAGGCTGCGCCAAATACTCCGAGGGTCATGGGCGATGCCGTCAGGCTGGAGCGGATACTGCTGAACTTGGTGAATAACGCCATTGACGCCATGGATCAGCCGGGATCCATAACAATCACCACCGAGCGGCTGGAGAGCGACCTGGGCCCGGTGGCTTCGATCATGGTACAGGATAGCGGTTGCGGCATACCCCCGGAGAATCTGGAAACCATTTTCAAACCGTTCTTTACCACCAAGTCGGCCGGAACCGGGCTGGGCCTGGCCATCATCCAGAAGATCGTGGAGGAACATCACGGACAGATCACCGTGAAAAGCGAGATAGACAAAGGGACTACATTCAGCCTGGTTATTCCGGCAGCGGCAGAGACGGAGGCACAACCACCGGGAAGACAGGATTAA